From Shewanella psychrophila, a single genomic window includes:
- a CDS encoding prepilin-type N-terminal cleavage/methylation domain-containing protein — protein sequence MKGGDDKGFTLIELVVVIIVLGILAVVALPKFINLGQDAHDSAAKGVFGAFKSGVTMYHSCWAASGVSARVEDLDCYGDGTVDSSFTGYPLSTTNGGDGTILTGDSCKEVWQGLLEGDDYVLAPHADASFGGETDIIYWYGSGSSISGGSYCYYNYIADDRSKGSENWQLKYFPGSGETEVVRATLS from the coding sequence ATGAAAGGTGGGGATGATAAAGGTTTTACCCTTATCGAGCTTGTGGTTGTTATCATTGTCTTAGGTATTTTAGCGGTTGTCGCTTTACCTAAATTTATTAATTTAGGTCAGGATGCCCATGATTCTGCTGCTAAAGGTGTTTTTGGTGCATTTAAATCTGGAGTGACTATGTATCATAGTTGCTGGGCTGCATCGGGAGTCAGTGCTCGTGTCGAAGATTTGGACTGCTATGGTGATGGAACAGTAGATTCGAGTTTTACAGGTTATCCCTTGAGTACAACTAATGGCGGTGATGGGACTATATTAACTGGTGATAGTTGTAAAGAAGTGTGGCAAGGGCTACTTGAAGGTGATGACTATGTGTTAGCTCCTCATGCTGATGCTTCATTTGGTGGCGAGACCGATATCATTTATTGGTATGGTTCGGGCTCCTCAATCAGTGGTGGTTCGTATTGTTATTATAATTATATAGCTGATGACCGCTCCAAAGGTTCTGAAAATTGGCAACTTAAATATTTTCCAGGTTCAGGTGAGACTGAGGTTGTTCGAGCAACGTTAAGCTAA
- a CDS encoding L,D-transpeptidase family protein — protein MFARCASAKVFVLLIILLSTKPLLAMEHSEAALNSLLYQVQFVRLIKPSTQIEQDYRALTLGAMELKLARVQRIQSELEQFWASLGVPTNAMNLKGSDNLFQQVLSLEPISKDYLATSNKIRYLLWLEQKGDWSELVSNSWLKLGDKHNLVSEISRRLKGFGDLREYNPVNTLFDANVENGVRHFQQRHGLKLDGIIGPETLRWINIKPVKRAELLAINFINKTSYLASIEPSFLIINIPAFELELIDNGQVALQSRVIVGKPYRQTPLLSSRISNLVINPSWRVPRRLLTRDLLPKVREDGGYIRARNFNVFDSQGLLVSKTAQEWQDLAHGRFPYRLVQKPGKENTLGRYKFYFENKYSVYLHDTADKALFEESNRALSSGCIRIENVEGLANWMASNLVTDKQTWVDMQIERQKTQWFSLDQSLPVHLVYWTAWVDKLGVAQFRNDIYHKNSTLNSASAHLSP, from the coding sequence ATGTTTGCAAGGTGTGCGAGTGCTAAAGTGTTTGTCCTCTTGATTATCTTGCTCAGTACCAAGCCTCTACTTGCTATGGAGCACTCAGAAGCAGCATTAAACTCTTTGCTCTATCAAGTTCAATTTGTACGTTTAATTAAACCATCAACACAAATTGAACAAGATTATAGGGCATTAACCTTAGGCGCCATGGAATTAAAACTGGCTAGGGTACAGCGGATTCAGTCTGAGCTAGAGCAATTTTGGGCATCTCTAGGGGTCCCTACTAACGCAATGAACTTGAAAGGCTCGGATAATTTGTTCCAACAGGTTCTTTCCCTGGAGCCAATCTCTAAGGACTATCTAGCTACCAGTAATAAAATCCGTTACTTGCTGTGGCTGGAGCAGAAAGGGGACTGGAGTGAGTTAGTGTCCAATTCTTGGTTAAAGCTGGGCGATAAGCATAACTTAGTGTCTGAAATTAGTCGTAGATTAAAAGGGTTTGGTGATTTAAGGGAATACAATCCTGTCAATACACTGTTTGATGCCAATGTTGAAAACGGTGTTAGGCACTTTCAACAGCGTCATGGGTTGAAACTAGATGGAATTATTGGCCCCGAAACGCTTCGCTGGATCAATATTAAACCAGTGAAACGGGCTGAGTTGTTAGCCATTAACTTTATAAATAAGACTAGTTACTTAGCCTCAATTGAGCCTAGCTTTTTAATCATTAACATTCCAGCATTCGAATTAGAACTTATCGACAATGGCCAAGTGGCGTTACAGTCTCGGGTGATAGTGGGTAAACCCTATCGTCAGACTCCCTTGTTAAGCAGTCGAATTTCAAACCTTGTGATCAATCCAAGCTGGCGTGTACCTAGGCGTTTATTAACTCGGGATCTGTTACCTAAAGTCAGGGAGGATGGTGGTTATATTCGGGCTCGAAATTTTAATGTTTTCGATAGTCAGGGGCTTTTAGTGAGTAAAACTGCCCAAGAGTGGCAAGATTTAGCTCATGGACGTTTTCCCTATCGCTTGGTTCAAAAGCCTGGAAAGGAGAATACCTTAGGGCGGTATAAGTTTTATTTTGAGAATAAATACAGTGTTTATCTTCATGATACTGCAGACAAGGCGTTGTTTGAAGAGTCCAACCGTGCGCTTTCATCTGGGTGTATACGTATTGAAAATGTCGAGGGGCTAGCTAATTGGATGGCATCTAATTTGGTGACAGATAAGCAAACCTGGGTTGATATGCAGATTGAGCGTCAAAAAACCCAATGGTTTTCTTTGGATCAGAGCTTACCCGTTCATTTAGTTTACTGGACCGCTTGGGTCGATAAATTGGGAGTAGCCCAATTTAGAAATGATATATACCATAAAAATTCTACACTTAACTCGGCATCGGCTCATCTGTCTCCATGA
- a CDS encoding EAL domain-containing protein, translated as MDDENMDQHISKILIVDDLQHNRIALTKVLQSLKNIELIQASSGSEALSKLINDKFAVVLLDVNMPDMDGYEVVELISSTEAHKHTPIVMFTAHDPSSADILKAYEAGAIDYLTKPIESTILLSKVKQFVKINQLQSKTHYLKSEREVILEAAGQGVIKVDKKGEIQFSNSKACQILDTDPKNILGAAFNHWFQWQPSEIKKQTLFHHLKDKVSKLGLYQHQVAQLIKHQDENLLVELTCTSALKHVDSSMIILFQDITARLEMESRLVHLASYDTLTQLVNRTYFHDSLTRAIKRSKRLNSSVVLLLLDLDRFKLINDNLGHDIGDALLQKISIRLKSMLRETDIAARLGGDEFAILLEDCKSSIDAEEIAKKIGTLIAVPCIIQDKEISIETSIGISCCNNGEPDKETLLKWADIALYAAKSEGRNCYQLFVPSMSEQAQKQAYIQNQLRQILEHNQLEVHYQGQYSVEEDRFIGFEALVRWPQRDNQPRISPAQFIPIAEQSRLIYDLGQAVLIQACTVLQEWQESTHTRHLTLAVNLSAKQLNAHDFLDRLENILCRFTFPFTKLTFEITETAFLEHSECVTRTVNTLKAMGFSLALDDFGTGYSSLNYLQNLPFDIIKIDQCFIQRLGTCNKTWALVKAIITIADAFNMSIVAEGVESKKQLESVIALGCDKIQGYYYSTPIPKEQIDSLISSTTPASPLKLTVNRSTN; from the coding sequence ATGGATGATGAGAATATGGACCAACACATAAGTAAAATTCTCATCGTCGATGATCTACAGCATAATCGTATCGCTTTGACGAAAGTATTGCAGTCTTTAAAAAATATCGAGCTGATTCAAGCCAGCTCAGGCAGTGAGGCCTTATCGAAACTAATAAATGATAAATTTGCCGTGGTCTTACTCGATGTCAATATGCCCGACATGGATGGCTATGAAGTTGTAGAGTTAATCTCTTCTACCGAAGCTCATAAACATACCCCTATTGTCATGTTCACGGCTCATGACCCTTCCTCTGCAGATATATTAAAGGCTTATGAAGCTGGTGCTATCGACTATCTAACCAAGCCCATTGAAAGCACTATTCTACTCAGCAAGGTCAAACAGTTCGTAAAAATTAACCAACTACAGTCTAAAACCCATTACTTGAAGAGCGAGCGAGAGGTTATTCTTGAGGCGGCCGGTCAAGGGGTCATTAAAGTCGATAAAAAAGGGGAGATACAGTTCTCCAACTCTAAAGCATGTCAAATATTAGATACTGATCCCAAAAATATTTTGGGGGCTGCCTTTAATCACTGGTTTCAGTGGCAACCCAGCGAGATAAAAAAACAGACTCTTTTCCATCATCTAAAAGATAAAGTAAGCAAACTAGGACTATATCAACATCAGGTAGCTCAACTAATCAAACACCAGGACGAGAACCTACTGGTTGAATTAACATGCACCTCTGCACTGAAGCATGTAGACTCCTCTATGATCATTCTTTTTCAAGATATTACTGCAAGACTGGAGATGGAGAGCCGCCTAGTACATTTAGCAAGTTACGATACGTTAACTCAACTAGTGAACAGAACCTACTTCCACGATAGTCTAACCCGGGCAATCAAGCGTTCTAAACGCTTGAATAGCTCGGTAGTATTACTCCTCTTAGATTTGGACCGCTTCAAACTCATTAACGACAATCTCGGCCATGATATCGGGGATGCCCTACTCCAGAAAATTTCAATACGGCTTAAATCTATGCTTAGAGAAACTGATATCGCAGCCCGATTAGGGGGTGATGAATTTGCAATCTTACTCGAAGATTGTAAATCCAGTATAGACGCAGAGGAGATAGCAAAAAAGATAGGTACCCTTATTGCCGTACCTTGCATTATTCAAGACAAAGAGATTTCAATAGAAACGAGTATCGGCATCTCCTGCTGCAACAATGGAGAGCCAGATAAAGAGACTTTACTAAAATGGGCCGATATAGCTTTATATGCTGCTAAATCAGAAGGCCGAAACTGTTATCAACTCTTTGTCCCATCGATGTCGGAGCAAGCTCAAAAACAGGCCTACATACAGAACCAGTTACGCCAGATACTAGAACACAACCAATTAGAAGTGCATTATCAGGGTCAATATTCAGTTGAAGAAGACCGCTTTATTGGTTTTGAAGCCCTAGTCCGATGGCCACAGAGAGATAATCAACCTCGTATTTCACCGGCACAATTTATTCCCATCGCCGAACAGTCAAGACTAATATATGACTTAGGCCAAGCAGTCCTTATACAGGCCTGTACTGTACTACAAGAGTGGCAAGAATCGACTCATACCCGCCACCTCACTCTAGCTGTTAACTTATCAGCAAAACAGCTGAATGCTCACGATTTTTTAGACCGACTCGAAAATATACTTTGCCGCTTCACGTTCCCCTTTACTAAACTCACATTTGAGATCACAGAAACGGCATTTTTGGAACATTCTGAATGTGTGACAAGAACTGTTAATACCCTTAAAGCCATGGGGTTTTCGCTAGCTCTCGATGATTTTGGTACCGGATACTCCTCACTGAACTATCTACAGAACCTCCCCTTCGATATCATCAAAATAGATCAATGCTTTATTCAACGACTAGGAACATGTAATAAGACGTGGGCTTTAGTCAAAGCTATTATTACCATTGCAGATGCATTCAATATGAGCATAGTAGCAGAAGGAGTCGAATCTAAAAAGCAACTAGAAAGTGTTATCGCTCTGGGCTGTGACAAGATTCAAGGATATTACTATAGTACCCCTATCCCCAAAGAGCAGATTGATTCACTCATCTCATCTACAACTCCAGCTAGCCCTTTAAAATTGACGGTCAATCGAAGTACTAACTGA
- the pgsA gene encoding CDP-diacylglycerol--glycerol-3-phosphate 3-phosphatidyltransferase yields MPFNIPIALTLFRLFLLPVFIVVFYLPYSWAPFAAAFIFWLAAVTDALDGYAARKLKQSTRFGAFLDPVADKIMVTTALVLLVADFNNIWLTLPALFMIGREIVISALREWMAEIGKRGAVAVSWIGKYKTAAQMVAITGLIWHPNDFLTYTAYALFYVAAVLTFWSMMNYILAAWGDLTAESDN; encoded by the coding sequence ATGCCGTTTAACATACCTATAGCTTTAACTTTGTTTAGATTATTTTTGTTACCTGTGTTTATCGTGGTTTTTTACCTTCCTTACTCCTGGGCGCCTTTTGCTGCCGCCTTTATTTTCTGGTTAGCTGCTGTCACCGATGCATTAGATGGCTATGCCGCCCGAAAATTGAAGCAGTCTACTCGATTTGGTGCTTTTTTGGACCCCGTTGCTGATAAGATCATGGTAACCACTGCACTCGTGCTGCTCGTAGCCGATTTCAATAATATTTGGCTTACTTTACCCGCACTATTTATGATTGGTCGCGAGATCGTTATCTCGGCACTGCGTGAATGGATGGCAGAGATAGGCAAAAGAGGGGCGGTTGCAGTGTCTTGGATCGGTAAATACAAGACGGCAGCACAGATGGTAGCCATTACAGGTCTTATCTGGCATCCCAACGACTTTCTTACTTATACCGCTTATGCACTCTTTTATGTCGCTGCAGTCCTCACCTTTTGGTCAATGATGAATTATATCTTAGCCGCTTGGGGGGATTTAACGGCGGAATCGGATAATTAA
- the uvrY gene encoding UvrY/SirA/GacA family response regulator transcription factor, whose protein sequence is MISVYLVDDHELVRTGIRRILEDERGIKVVGEAGDGETAVQWSRSNEADVILMDMNMPGIGGLEATRKILRYQSHAKIIVLTIQTEDPFPTKVMQAGASGYLTKGATPPEVLQAIRQVAHGQRYLSPEIAQQMALSQFNSNEDNPFQSLSERELQIMMMITNGEKVSEISEQLNLSPKTVNSYRYRLFAKLGINGDVELTRLAIRYKMLDTGQF, encoded by the coding sequence TTGATTTCTGTATATTTAGTCGATGATCATGAACTAGTCCGTACCGGAATTCGCCGTATTCTTGAAGACGAACGTGGCATTAAAGTCGTGGGTGAGGCGGGTGACGGTGAAACTGCGGTTCAATGGAGCCGAAGTAATGAAGCTGATGTTATTCTGATGGACATGAACATGCCCGGGATCGGTGGCTTAGAAGCGACGCGTAAGATTTTACGTTATCAGTCCCATGCAAAAATTATTGTACTAACAATACAAACAGAAGACCCCTTTCCAACTAAAGTGATGCAGGCAGGCGCGTCAGGCTACCTTACCAAAGGTGCGACACCACCAGAGGTGTTGCAAGCGATTAGACAAGTGGCACACGGGCAAAGATACCTTTCTCCGGAAATCGCCCAACAGATGGCACTCAGTCAGTTTAATTCCAATGAGGACAACCCATTTCAATCACTCTCAGAGCGTGAGTTACAGATCATGATGATGATCACCAATGGCGAAAAGGTCAGTGAGATTTCTGAACAGCTAAATTTGAGTCCTAAGACGGTAAATAGCTATCGCTATCGTTTATTCGCTAAGTTGGGGATCAATGGTGATGTTGAGCTGACGCGCCTTGCGATCCGTTATAAAATGCTAGACACAGGACAATTTTAG
- the uvrC gene encoding excinuclease ABC subunit UvrC, with the protein MPAQFDSVLFLKNVSSSPGVYRMYDADNVVIYVGKAKDLKKRLSSYFRKNLGNVKTQALVSHIANIDVTVTHSETDALILENDYIKQYMPRYNVLLRDDKSYPYILLSHHKHPRLAYHRGPKRDKGTYFGPYPNGGAVRESLHLMQKIFPIRQCDDLYYKSRSRPCLQYQIGRCSAPCVDKVTSEEYETQVKLASLFLKGKNKQVMIELVSKMEACAQSLDYEKAASYRDQISALRRVAEQQEVSNTSGDMDVIGAHYASGVACFHLLFIRNGKIFGSRSYYPSVPAQTDIDEVLSAFMIQFYLNGDSQRTLPKEILLSQSFDDLPQLEEAIQTALDKKVEIKTNVRSERANFLRLAVTNATNAVNTRLSHKNTVEQRFLLLEEALEMTTRIQRMECFDISHTMGESTVASCVVFNREGPNKADYRRYNINGITPGDDYAAMKQAITRRFNNIDKTGKIPDILFIDGGLGQLRIAQKIVDEKFANIDIAPMLIGIAKGEGRKPGLETLIYGENEQSFSISADSGALHLIQHIRDESHRFAITGHRNKRQKTRNTSTLESIAGVGPKRRKALLQFLGGIQEVKGASVTELAKVPGISLEMAQTIHDSLKG; encoded by the coding sequence ATGCCAGCTCAGTTTGATTCAGTACTCTTTCTAAAAAATGTATCCTCATCGCCGGGTGTTTATCGCATGTATGACGCAGATAATGTCGTCATCTATGTGGGTAAGGCCAAAGATCTTAAGAAGCGCTTAAGCTCTTATTTTCGTAAAAATCTTGGTAATGTAAAAACTCAAGCCTTGGTTTCTCATATCGCGAATATCGATGTGACAGTGACCCATAGTGAGACTGATGCACTGATCCTCGAAAATGATTATATCAAGCAGTATATGCCCAGATATAACGTGTTACTTCGTGATGATAAATCTTACCCGTATATATTACTGAGTCATCACAAACACCCAAGGCTTGCCTATCATCGTGGCCCTAAGAGAGATAAGGGGACCTATTTTGGTCCATATCCAAATGGTGGGGCTGTCAGAGAAAGCTTGCATCTGATGCAAAAAATATTTCCTATCAGACAGTGTGATGATCTTTACTATAAATCGCGTTCTCGTCCTTGTTTACAATATCAAATTGGTCGTTGTAGTGCCCCTTGTGTAGATAAAGTCACTAGTGAGGAGTATGAAACCCAAGTCAAATTGGCAAGCTTATTTCTTAAGGGCAAGAATAAACAGGTGATGATTGAACTGGTGTCGAAAATGGAGGCTTGTGCACAATCCCTTGACTATGAGAAGGCGGCCAGCTATCGAGATCAAATCTCCGCATTACGGAGAGTGGCTGAGCAGCAGGAAGTGTCCAATACTTCAGGTGATATGGATGTGATAGGTGCTCATTACGCATCGGGTGTGGCTTGTTTTCATCTGCTCTTTATTCGTAATGGTAAAATTTTTGGCAGCCGAAGTTATTACCCAAGTGTCCCCGCACAAACCGATATCGATGAAGTATTGAGTGCGTTTATGATCCAATTTTACCTCAATGGCGATAGTCAGAGGACGTTGCCAAAAGAGATCTTATTGAGTCAGAGTTTCGATGACTTACCTCAATTAGAAGAGGCCATACAAACGGCACTGGATAAAAAGGTTGAGATTAAAACGAATGTACGTAGTGAAAGAGCTAATTTTTTACGCTTGGCTGTGACGAATGCTACCAACGCTGTGAATACCCGGCTATCTCACAAGAATACCGTCGAACAGCGCTTCTTGCTATTAGAAGAAGCCCTGGAAATGACCACGCGGATACAGAGGATGGAATGTTTCGATATTAGCCACACTATGGGGGAGAGTACAGTTGCTTCCTGTGTTGTTTTTAATCGCGAAGGGCCTAATAAGGCTGACTACCGTCGTTATAACATTAATGGTATTACGCCGGGTGATGATTATGCAGCCATGAAGCAGGCAATAACAAGGCGGTTTAATAACATCGATAAAACCGGCAAGATCCCAGATATTTTATTTATCGACGGCGGCCTGGGGCAGCTTCGAATTGCGCAAAAGATTGTAGATGAAAAATTTGCCAATATTGATATCGCTCCTATGCTTATCGGGATCGCTAAAGGAGAGGGGAGAAAACCGGGCCTAGAAACCTTAATCTATGGCGAAAATGAACAGTCTTTCTCTATCTCTGCAGACTCAGGTGCTTTGCACTTGATACAGCACATTCGTGATGAGTCTCACCGTTTTGCCATAACTGGTCATAGAAATAAGCGACAGAAGACACGCAATACTTCCACATTAGAATCCATTGCCGGTGTTGGACCAAAACGGCGCAAGGCCTTGTTGCAGTTTTTAGGTGGGATTCAGGAAGTGAAAGGAGCGAGTGTGACTGAATTAGCGAAAGTGCCTGGAATAAGCTTAGAGATGGCACAAACAATCCATGATTCATTGAAAGGCTAA
- the rmf gene encoding ribosome modulation factor, with protein MKRQKRDRLDRAFSKGFQAGVGGRSKENCPYSTLDSKSQWLGGWREGVDGRITGLFNK; from the coding sequence ATGAAGAGACAAAAAAGAGATCGTTTAGACAGAGCTTTTTCGAAAGGATTTCAAGCCGGAGTTGGCGGCCGCTCAAAGGAGAATTGTCCGTACTCGACACTTGATTCTAAGTCACAGTGGTTAGGGGGGTGGCGGGAAGGCGTAGATGGCCGAATAACTGGTTTATTTAATAAGTAA
- a CDS encoding LysR substrate-binding domain-containing protein, whose product MALVLSHCIRCVCINDFLRGDIDFLVGSYTGLPNNIHQAHLIDISHSAYVRKEHPLVKLNTAVTIEELNEYQIIELETHENADFTLRTKNIVRPSLKLSKYEKIAPILKESSAICFLPDNLLNTSDLVSLNIAFPKLMVNCRIYWHELMNGDLFHNYLKGVLININCKARTESLGEQIPSG is encoded by the coding sequence ATGGCTCTGGTTTTATCCCACTGTATTCGATGCGTTTGTATAAACGATTTTTTACGAGGGGATATTGATTTTTTAGTTGGAAGTTATACTGGTCTTCCCAATAATATCCATCAAGCTCATTTAATTGATATATCTCACTCCGCTTATGTTAGAAAAGAGCACCCTCTAGTTAAATTAAATACAGCAGTAACTATAGAGGAACTGAATGAGTATCAAATAATTGAATTAGAAACTCATGAAAATGCCGATTTTACTCTACGTACGAAAAACATAGTAAGACCCTCACTCAAACTTTCTAAGTATGAAAAAATCGCACCTATCCTTAAAGAGTCTAGTGCTATTTGCTTTCTACCCGATAACCTTTTAAACACGTCTGATCTCGTTAGCTTGAATATTGCATTTCCCAAACTAATGGTTAACTGCCGCATCTATTGGCATGAATTAATGAATGGTGATTTGTTCCATAACTATTTGAAAGGTGTGTTAATTAATATAAATTGCAAAGCAAGAACGGAAAGTTTGGGTGAACAAATACCATCAGGCTAG
- a CDS encoding S16 family serine protease, protein MNPNVIPLSSLTPKHNLPALSTLKNEKKSLLLGQERVVDAFTLLTKTAHQHMYLADFAGIDRKAFIDALASQQGDKASQLLIGSNDNNTTHFQWVDEQDLVLNEKREPLILSHKNQGYSYLSGNIKRTDLVGRLLSSSVHPINTANLDKLQYQAGALAQCHTLFICADSLWKREGLWDLLLNILSSKSYQIHSQLPLVPLNCKIVLVGTSTQYSVCWIEESQFSLHFPLLGEMSYELDLTSYSEKDYGNWLVSIAALNQVSLSHSALAPLFNYSARLADHQRRLTLLSSQVGQLLSQAHAYSGVSEISAKDIAYALTRYQLRHNASETLSAQNFDDKFINLPTEGERVGQINGLTVLETVEYSYGEPARITASVHYGDGEVADIERKSELGGNIHAKGMMILSSCLYRIFGKDAPLHLNANIVFEQSYQEIDGDSASLAEYCSLISAITEKPISQSIAATGAIDQFGKVQAIGGVNEKIEGFFNLCERRGLTGNQGVIIPRANTQQLNLSANLVAAIEDKKFSLYQIDHIDEAVELLMKMTAGVADENNDFPEDSLYGLVQGRLANLAGYSDEESTFFEKLLRKLKFFS, encoded by the coding sequence ATGAATCCAAACGTCATTCCATTGTCATCATTAACGCCTAAGCATAACCTTCCTGCACTCTCAACACTAAAAAACGAAAAGAAAAGCCTGCTATTAGGCCAAGAGAGAGTCGTTGACGCTTTCACACTTTTGACTAAAACGGCTCACCAGCATATGTATCTCGCAGATTTTGCAGGTATAGATAGGAAAGCCTTCATTGACGCACTAGCTAGCCAACAAGGTGATAAGGCTTCTCAGCTACTCATTGGTTCAAATGATAACAACACCACTCATTTTCAGTGGGTAGATGAACAAGATTTAGTGCTGAATGAAAAGCGCGAACCACTCATCTTGAGCCATAAAAACCAAGGTTACTCTTATCTATCGGGCAATATTAAGCGTACCGATCTGGTTGGTCGACTATTGAGTTCGAGTGTTCATCCCATTAATACCGCTAACCTCGATAAGCTCCAATATCAAGCAGGTGCATTGGCCCAGTGCCATACCCTCTTTATCTGTGCTGACTCCCTGTGGAAACGAGAAGGCTTATGGGATCTGTTACTCAATATTTTGTCATCTAAGAGCTATCAAATTCATTCTCAACTTCCACTTGTACCGCTTAATTGTAAGATTGTACTTGTCGGCACGAGTACCCAGTACAGTGTCTGTTGGATAGAGGAAAGCCAGTTTTCTCTTCACTTTCCTCTTCTGGGCGAGATGAGCTATGAACTGGATTTAACCAGTTATAGCGAAAAGGATTATGGAAACTGGCTCGTTTCTATTGCGGCGCTCAATCAAGTGTCTCTGTCTCATTCAGCCTTAGCACCATTATTTAACTACAGTGCACGATTAGCCGACCATCAGCGACGCCTAACCTTGTTATCATCTCAAGTGGGGCAACTGTTGTCCCAGGCTCACGCATACAGTGGTGTTTCTGAAATTTCGGCTAAAGATATAGCCTACGCCTTGACGCGTTATCAGCTTCGCCATAACGCCTCTGAGACACTATCGGCACAAAACTTCGATGACAAGTTTATAAATTTACCGACAGAAGGTGAGAGAGTTGGTCAAATTAATGGATTAACGGTACTCGAAACTGTTGAGTACAGTTACGGAGAGCCAGCACGCATTACCGCTTCGGTTCATTATGGCGATGGGGAAGTTGCCGACATCGAAAGAAAGTCAGAACTGGGAGGAAATATTCATGCTAAGGGGATGATGATCTTATCATCTTGCCTATATCGAATCTTCGGTAAAGATGCCCCACTACACTTAAATGCCAACATAGTGTTCGAGCAATCCTATCAAGAAATCGATGGAGACAGCGCGTCTCTTGCTGAATACTGTAGTTTGATTTCTGCAATTACTGAGAAGCCAATCAGTCAAAGTATTGCGGCAACTGGTGCCATAGACCAATTCGGAAAAGTACAAGCCATAGGAGGCGTCAATGAGAAAATTGAAGGCTTCTTTAACTTATGTGAACGTCGAGGACTAACAGGTAACCAAGGGGTTATCATCCCAAGAGCTAACACCCAACAGCTCAATCTCTCTGCGAATCTCGTTGCGGCGATTGAAGACAAGAAGTTTAGCCTTTACCAAATCGATCATATCGATGAAGCCGTCGAGCTTCTGATGAAGATGACGGCCGGCGTTGCCGATGAAAATAATGATTTTCCAGAAGATTCACTCTATGGTCTAGTTCAGGGTCGATTGGCAAATTTAGCGGGCTATTCCGACGAAGAAAGTACATTTTTTGAGAAGTTGCTCCGAAAATTGAAGTTTTTTAGCTGA
- the rplY gene encoding 50S ribosomal protein L25 produces MSYTISAEIRTEIGKGSSRRLRHANKVPAVIYGAGKESISIKFDQKDIINIQENKEFYTDVLTIAVDGKDVNVRVQAMQRHAFKPLIEHVDFKFA; encoded by the coding sequence ATGTCTTACACAATTTCTGCTGAAATCCGCACTGAAATCGGGAAAGGTTCGAGCCGCCGCCTACGTCATGCGAATAAAGTTCCTGCTGTTATCTATGGTGCTGGTAAAGAGTCTATCTCTATCAAGTTTGACCAAAAAGATATCATTAACATCCAAGAAAACAAAGAATTTTACACGGACGTTCTGACTATCGCTGTTGATGGTAAAGACGTTAATGTTCGTGTGCAGGCAATGCAGCGTCATGCATTCAAGCCTCTTATTGAGCATGTTGATTTCAAATTCGCATAA
- the fabA gene encoding bifunctional 3-hydroxydecanoyl-ACP dehydratase/trans-2-decenoyl-ACP isomerase, protein MSNANSFSKEELIACGHAELFGKNSPRLPIDNMLMIDRIVKINADGGEFGKGEIVAELDIDPKLWFFGCHFENDPVMPGCLGLDAMWQLVGFFLGWEGAEGKGRALGVGEVKFTGQVLPDAKKVTYKLTIKRKVYRKLTMGIADATMEVDGREIYSAKDLKVGIFTDTSSF, encoded by the coding sequence ATGAGTAATGCAAACAGTTTCAGTAAAGAAGAACTTATCGCCTGTGGTCATGCAGAGTTATTTGGTAAGAACTCACCTCGTCTTCCTATAGACAATATGTTGATGATCGATCGCATCGTTAAGATAAATGCCGACGGTGGTGAATTCGGCAAAGGTGAGATTGTTGCTGAATTGGATATCGATCCTAAATTATGGTTTTTCGGTTGTCACTTCGAAAACGATCCCGTTATGCCTGGTTGCTTAGGTCTGGATGCAATGTGGCAGCTAGTTGGTTTCTTCCTCGGTTGGGAAGGCGCCGAAGGTAAAGGGCGAGCGTTAGGTGTAGGTGAGGTTAAATTTACCGGCCAAGTGCTTCCCGATGCTAAGAAAGTCACTTATAAACTGACGATTAAGCGTAAGGTATATCGTAAACTTACCATGGGTATAGCTGATGCCACCATGGAAGTCGATGGACGTGAAATCTACAGCGCTAAAGATTTGAAAGTCGGAATTTTCACAGATACAAGTAGCTTCTAA